The genome window CGATACTGCTGCGACCTTGACCAGCAATTCGTTGGGGCCAGGGCGCGGCACATGCCGCCGCGCCAGTTCCAGGTTTTCCAGGCCGAAGGTTGGTAGTTGCCAGACCCGCATGGATTCAACCGTCATCTTCACTACTCCTTGTCACATCACTCAATGTTGATGGCTCAGTTTATGGGCGAAAAACACGCGCTAGTTGCGACAAATCTGGCATAGACTGGCCACTTTTATTCTTCAATTGGCACTCGCATGACGACCTACGGAGCATCCCGTCTCCAAGGCATCACCGCATTCGTCCAGGCCGTTGAGGCTGGCAGCTTCACGGCGGCAGCCCACAGAATCGGCTTGTCCAAGTCGGCGGTCGGTAAGAGTGTGGCGACACTGGAAGAGCGATTGGGCGTGCGCCTGCTGGAGCGGACCACACGGCGGCTCGCGTTGACGGCGGAGGGCGCCGACTTCTATCAAAGTTGCCTGCGCGTCTTGGCCGAATTGGACGAGGCCGAGTCGCGGGCGGCCTCGCGCCGCACAGAGGTGTCGGGAACGCTGCGCATCAGCCTGCCGGTGACGTTCGGCAGGCAATGGGTCATGCCCGTGCTGTGCGGCTTGGCCCGGCAGCATCCGAAGCTTGCGCTGGACGTGGCGTTTTCGGACCGCGCTGTCGATCTGCTTGAAGAGAACATCGATCTGGCGGTACGTCTGGGAGACCCGGGCGACAGCGCTTCGCTTTCAGCGCGCCGTCTGGGATTTCAACGACTGGTCGTCTGCGGCTCGCCAGCCTACTTCGTAGAGCATGGCCGTCCAACATCCATTGACGATCTTGCACACCACGACTGCATCACCTTTGCGCATGGCGGCTACCTGTTTCCGTGGAAGCTGCTGGATAGCGAGGGCCGCAGCGTAGACGTCAAGATCAAAGGACGCCACACCATCAGCGATGGGGAAGCGTTGCGCGCCGTCGTGCTCGACGGTTTGGGCATTGGGCAGTTCCCGACGTGGCTGGTCGCGGATGCGTTAAGGTGCGGTACGCTCCAAACGGTTTTGGCGCCGCAAGGCGTTCAAGGTTCACCGATTCACGCGCTGTGGCCCGCCACGCGTGATCTGGCGCCCAAGATCAGGGCGACGGTTGACGAGCTCTTGCGGGCGTTTACACCCGTGGCGCCCTGGGATAAGGGCTTGGGCTGATGAGCGATCCCTAAGGTTCGTAGACTTTGGTCTGCGAAACCTGACGCTTTGCGTGATCCATCACAAGTTCATGGATTTCGCAGGCAGCAACGTGAAGCTTACGCATCAAACAGCGCCCGTTCACTCTCAAACACCTGCACCAAATACTCAACAACTGCACGTATGGGCAGATCCTTGCGATCCTGCCTGCGCGTCAACAACACAATCTCCCGCGGAGGCGGGGGAGCTTGTTCCAGTTCGCACCGTACAAGCCCTGGCGTTGTCCTTCCGACGTAATGCGGAAGCAGCGCAATGCCCACGCCAGTTCGGACTGCGGTGGCTTGGGCCACGTGATTGTTCGCCCGGAAGGTCATACGCGCTTTCGGAAATTGACGTGACAGCCAAGCCGCTTCCGGCAGATACGCATTTGCTTCGTCGAACCCGACAAAAACGGGTTCCGCGCCACCCTCGATCCGTTTACAAAGCGCAGGCACGCCATAAAAGCCAAATGCCATGTGTCCCAGCGGTTTCGCGATGAAATCGCCATCTTGGGGGCGGCTGAGGCGGATTGCGATATCGGTGACGTGCCGCTCCAGGCTCACCGAACGCAGATCCATGGCGAGATCGATGTCTATGCCTGGATGCTGCAAAGGCAGTTTGGCAAGCCTGTCCACCAGAAACCCTTGAGATAGCGCGGGCGGCGCGTTGACGCGAACCAGGCCGCGTGGCGCGCCATCTGCGCTGCCTCTGCCCAACGTGTGGACAGCGGCTTCCATGTCGCTGGCGGCTGCCATCGCTTGTGTTCCTGCCGGGGTCAATACATACCCCTCTGGCCGGCGTTCGACCAGTTTTTCACCCAGGGTGGCTT of Achromobacter seleniivolatilans contains these proteins:
- a CDS encoding LysR family transcriptional regulator; this translates as MTTYGASRLQGITAFVQAVEAGSFTAAAHRIGLSKSAVGKSVATLEERLGVRLLERTTRRLALTAEGADFYQSCLRVLAELDEAESRAASRRTEVSGTLRISLPVTFGRQWVMPVLCGLARQHPKLALDVAFSDRAVDLLEENIDLAVRLGDPGDSASLSARRLGFQRLVVCGSPAYFVEHGRPTSIDDLAHHDCITFAHGGYLFPWKLLDSEGRSVDVKIKGRHTISDGEALRAVVLDGLGIGQFPTWLVADALRCGTLQTVLAPQGVQGSPIHALWPATRDLAPKIRATVDELLRAFTPVAPWDKGLG
- a CDS encoding LysR family transcriptional regulator, whose translation is MAEKKRTEPDWQDIRVFLALARYGSLSAAARALATNHSTISRRLQSLEATLGEKLVERRPEGYVLTPAGTQAMAAASDMEAAVHTLGRGSADGAPRGLVRVNAPPALSQGFLVDRLAKLPLQHPGIDIDLAMDLRSVSLERHVTDIAIRLSRPQDGDFIAKPLGHMAFGFYGVPALCKRIEGGAEPVFVGFDEANAYLPEAAWLSRQFPKARMTFRANNHVAQATAVRTGVGIALLPHYVGRTTPGLVRCELEQAPPPPREIVLLTRRQDRKDLPIRAVVEYLVQVFESERALFDA